In the genome of Anaerolineae bacterium, the window AATTGCTACTATCTGGCTTCACTCGCTTCACATCGACCGACAACGACCAACCTGCACCAGCTTGTAGTACCCAATCCAGGAAAGAATAGGTATAACCGGGCACCACCGGTTTGCCTTTGAAGCCCCGGCCAGGCTCATAGACATACTGTCGCCCCGGCAGGGTGCGGGCCGGTAAACGAGGCCAAGCCGATCTAACAACCAGCACTGGATCCCGATCTTGGCTACTTGCCCGAGCCAAAACGGCTGGATATCCGCCACATCACCCTCAATCTGTTGCGCCACGAGACAACGGCCAAGTGTGGCATCAAAGCCAAACGCCTCAAAACCGGTTGGAGTGAACATTATCTGTTCAAGGTGCTTTCTGCCTTAACATAATAGATGCGATTGTCCTGGGTAAATAGGGCCTTTCTCGCTGACAGGCAACCGGATCTCTAGCTTTTTGGCCCGCCGGTTCAAGGTGGTGTAATTGGGAATGGGCAAGCTCACGCGCAACAATTGACTGATCGAACCAGCAAAGCCTTCGGTTTGACGATAGGCCAGGTGAAATACCGCCTTGACCGTTAGCAAACATGCTATCGCCCCATCCGTGTATACTGGCTGCCCTCCTCGTTTCTTCGGCATAGAATAAGGTTACGGGCTTTGGGAAAATATTGATTTGTGTCAATGAATGTCAAACCTGACGCCAATAAAAAAGCTGCCTGATTTTGGGCAGCTTTGCATCAAACCCTTTGGCAGCGGTTCAATTTTCTATTTACATTCTTCTGGATCAATCTCAATGGGCAAGGTGACCTGGCCAAAAGTGGGAAATTGGTTGCCTTGAATCTGATAGAGATTCACAACCAACATTACGCCGGGCAACGCCGCCGGCTGGCGGATCAGCATGTCTATTTCGTCCCGCACAATTTCGCCGGGGCGCATTTGGGAGGTGGGCAAGTAGCCGCGCATAAGGGCCAGGTGGTCGTTTTTGTCCAAAACCGTCTCGCCGCCCAGAGGCTGTACGGAGACATAATAATCCCCTTCAATGTATTTTTCAGCCCGCCAGAAAAGGGTCAAACGCAAAAAACAGCCGGTCCGCTTATGCACCACTTGCTGATGATAGGCAATGATAGAAATCTGGCCGTCCAAAAATTGACCGGGGGGGATTTGCGTCCAAAGCTCATACTCCGGCAACACGTGGCCCATTGGCCGCGGCAGGAGTTCCCACAGGTAAGGATGGCCGGTGGGGGCCTTAAAAATTTGGCCGGTTTCAATGGCTTCGTTTAACCAGGGGATGAAACCCAATTCAATGGTTTCAATATCAACCAGGATCCGCCGGCCCTGGTTGAACCTGTTTTGCAATAAAGCGATGCTGGCTTCTTCTGGCATGCGGCTCAGGCCGGTAGTAGAGAGTGGTTCAACCGGCTGGTTAAGCACCACTTGGGTATAAATAAAATCCGGTAACACACTATTATCCTGACCGATGATGGTCAAGGGTGTGCCTGTTTCAGCGATGGCCACCACTTCTTCCACCAAATCAACCGCCTGCCAATCGCTGCTCAAATCTACGGCTGCATAATTGGCTTCGGCCAGGGGGCGAAAAAGAAAATAAGCCCCGATCAGCAGGCCGATGGAAATTGTCCAGCGGCCGGCCCGAACGAGCCACTTGCCTCTAAATACCTCATCTTGCACTCTAAGCAAGGTGATCAACTGGTACGCGATAATTTTATAAAAAATGCCAACCAGGATGCCGACCCCCAGGCAGAGGGTCAAGGTAAGGGGGATGAGCATACTATCCAAATCGGCTACCCGGTAAGATACGCCAAAAAATACCAAAGCCAGAACCGGCGGGCCAAACAACCACAGGTAACGCCGAGAAGCAATCAGGCCGATCAAACCGGCGATAACGCCCACCGCCGTAATCTGGCCGGCTTGTTGCCAAAATAGGATTTGCAAAGCTTCGCTCCACCCCTGGAAGTTATGGGGAGGGGTCACCAACCCCCACCATTCTCTGGCCAAAACCACAAACCAAAAGGTATTCCAGTCTGAGACATCG includes:
- a CDS encoding transposase, giving the protein MPKKRGGQPVYTDGAIACLLTVKAVFHLAYRQTEGFAGSISQLLRVSLPIPNYTTLNRRAKKLEIRLPVSEKGPIYPGQSHLLC
- a CDS encoding DUF2723 domain-containing protein encodes the protein MTLRSNSTPPANSVPSASWRRLGRLLAWPWELVLLLLVFGWLYRQTLPPGISSWMIEGWDSAMLQITGSTWGIPHSPGYPLYIILSNLFVRLMGLIPGLSDTTVVWRVSFWSTATSLFALIFVYLTIRRLNRGRAAAVIAGSLLGLSFIFWRAAIMAEVYSLNALIFALTYWLAILWYHHPRRRRLVALGLILGAGLAHHRTAFILPPTIALWVALKYFSPAPTGAQTQPYKSIIRSWLILAGAALIPLLTYLYLPWAARYRVGLTWLYADVSDWNTFWFVVLAREWWGLVTPPHNFQGWSEALQILFWQQAGQITAVGVIAGLIGLIASRRYLWLFGPPVLALVFFGVSYRVADLDSMLIPLTLTLCLGVGILVGIFYKIIAYQLITLLRVQDEVFRGKWLVRAGRWTISIGLLIGAYFLFRPLAEANYAAVDLSSDWQAVDLVEEVVAIAETGTPLTIIGQDNSVLPDFIYTQVVLNQPVEPLSTTGLSRMPEEASIALLQNRFNQGRRILVDIETIELGFIPWLNEAIETGQIFKAPTGHPYLWELLPRPMGHVLPEYELWTQIPPGQFLDGQISIIAYHQQVVHKRTGCFLRLTLFWRAEKYIEGDYYVSVQPLGGETVLDKNDHLALMRGYLPTSQMRPGEIVRDEIDMLIRQPAALPGVMLVVNLYQIQGNQFPTFGQVTLPIEIDPEECK